A genomic window from Purpureocillium takamizusanense chromosome 2, complete sequence includes:
- the hob1 gene encoding BAR adaptor protein Hob1, variant 2 (EggNog:ENOG503NU0B~BUSCO:EOG09262PPU~COG:U), with protein sequence MSFKGFQKTLTRAPQQFKQKFNIGEQTKDAVYIDAERRFQELETETKKLHDESKKYFEAINGMLNHQIEFSQAMTEIYKPISGRMSDPDSMRIEGNPEGINACEEYEAVVKELQETLAPELDMIESRVIRPANELLDVIKVIRKTALKREHKKLDYDRHRAALKKLQDKKERTPKDEKALWKAEGDVEQATQDFEYFNDLLKDELPKLFTLEREFIQPLFQSFYYMQLNIFYTLHERMQRCDIGYFDLTREIEEAFHEKRGDIQEQAEALSICRFKTTGRPRPPKYTPRPALEGGKQPGLLTAGPNATSNSKASAYSRQSTDGNEQNPPPPYSTGAVKPSSPGLSAIAAAKAKPPPPKPKPKALMAAPAAEMVTALYDYSAQAEGDLSFRAGDVIEIVSRTQNENEWWTGRLQGKEGQFPGSSNLTLPDHGL encoded by the exons ATGAGCTTCAAGGGCTTTCAGAAGACCCTGACCCGG GCACCGCAGCAATTCAAGCAAAAGTTCAACATCGGCGAGCAGACCAAGGACGCCGTCtacatcgacgccgagcgccgtTTCCAAGAGCTCGAGACGGAGACCAAGAAGCTCCACGATGAGTCCAAAAAATACTTTGAAGCCATCAACGGCATGCTCAACCACCAGATCGAGTTCAGTCAGGCCATGACGGAGATTTACAAGCCAATCTCGGGCCGCATGTCGGACCCGGACTCGATGAGGATCGAGGGTAACCCCGAGGGCATCAACGCCTGCGAGGAGtacgaggccgtcgtcaaggagctgcaggAGACGCTCGCGCCCGAGCTGGATATGATCGAGTCCCGGGTCATCCGGCCGGCcaacgagctgctcgacgtcatCAAGGTCATCCGCAAGACGGCCCTCAAGCGCGAGCACAAAAAGCTCGACTacgaccgccaccgcgccgccctcaagaagctacaggacaagaaggagcgCACCCCCAAGGACGAAAAGGCCCTGTGgaaggccgagggcgacgtcgagcaggccacACAGGACTTTGAGTACTTCAACGACCtcctcaaggacgagctgcccAAGCTCTTCACCCTCGAACGCGAGTTCATCCAGCCCCTCTTCCAGTCCTTTTACTACATGCAGCTCAACATCTTCTACACCTTGCACGAGCGCATGCAGCGCTGCGACATTGGCTACTTTGACCTGACGCGCGAGATTGAGGAGGCCTTCCACGAGAAGCGCGGCGACATTcaggagcaggccgaggcgctgtCCATCTGCCGCTTCAAGACGACcggccggccacggccaccgaAATACACTCCCCGTcccgccctcgagggcggcaagcagCCCGGCCTGCTCACGGCCGGCCCCAACGCGACGTCCAACTCCAAAGCGAGCGCGTACTCGCGGCAGTCCACCGACGGCAACGAGCAGAACCCGCCTCCCCCGTACTCGACCGGGGCGGTCAAGCCCTCTAGCCCAGGGCTATCAgcaatcgccgccgccaaggccaagcccCCGCCTCCtaagcccaagcccaaggccctcatggccgcgcccgccgcggagATGGTCACCGCGCTGTACGATTActcggcgcaggcggagGGCGACCTCAGCTTCCGGGCAGGCGACGTTATCGAGATTGTATCAAGAACACAAAATGAGAACGAGTGGTGGACCGGCCGGTTGCAGGGCAAGGAAGGCCAATTCCCTGGTTCGTCCAACCTCACACTCCCTGACCATGGACTTTGA
- the hob1 gene encoding BAR adaptor protein Hob1 (EggNog:ENOG503NU0B~BUSCO:EOG09262PPU~COG:U) — translation MSFKGFQKTLTRAPQQFKQKFNIGEQTKDAVYIDAERRFQELETETKKLHDESKKYFEAINGMLNHQIEFSQAMTEIYKPISGRMSDPDSMRIEGNPEGINACEEYEAVVKELQETLAPELDMIESRVIRPANELLDVIKVIRKTALKREHKKLDYDRHRAALKKLQDKKERTPKDEKALWKAEGDVEQATQDFEYFNDLLKDELPKLFTLEREFIQPLFQSFYYMQLNIFYTLHERMQRCDIGYFDLTREIEEAFHEKRGDIQEQAEALSICRFKTTGRPRPPKYTPRPALEGGKQPGLLTAGPNATSNSKASAYSRQSTDGNEQNPPPPYSTGAVKPSSPGLSAIAAAKAKPPPPKPKPKALMAAPAAEMVTALYDYSAQAEGDLSFRAGDVIEIVSRTQNENEWWTGRLQGKEGQFPGNYVQLS, via the exons ATGAGCTTCAAGGGCTTTCAGAAGACCCTGACCCGG GCACCGCAGCAATTCAAGCAAAAGTTCAACATCGGCGAGCAGACCAAGGACGCCGTCtacatcgacgccgagcgccgtTTCCAAGAGCTCGAGACGGAGACCAAGAAGCTCCACGATGAGTCCAAAAAATACTTTGAAGCCATCAACGGCATGCTCAACCACCAGATCGAGTTCAGTCAGGCCATGACGGAGATTTACAAGCCAATCTCGGGCCGCATGTCGGACCCGGACTCGATGAGGATCGAGGGTAACCCCGAGGGCATCAACGCCTGCGAGGAGtacgaggccgtcgtcaaggagctgcaggAGACGCTCGCGCCCGAGCTGGATATGATCGAGTCCCGGGTCATCCGGCCGGCcaacgagctgctcgacgtcatCAAGGTCATCCGCAAGACGGCCCTCAAGCGCGAGCACAAAAAGCTCGACTacgaccgccaccgcgccgccctcaagaagctacaggacaagaaggagcgCACCCCCAAGGACGAAAAGGCCCTGTGgaaggccgagggcgacgtcgagcaggccacACAGGACTTTGAGTACTTCAACGACCtcctcaaggacgagctgcccAAGCTCTTCACCCTCGAACGCGAGTTCATCCAGCCCCTCTTCCAGTCCTTTTACTACATGCAGCTCAACATCTTCTACACCTTGCACGAGCGCATGCAGCGCTGCGACATTGGCTACTTTGACCTGACGCGCGAGATTGAGGAGGCCTTCCACGAGAAGCGCGGCGACATTcaggagcaggccgaggcgctgtCCATCTGCCGCTTCAAGACGACcggccggccacggccaccgaAATACACTCCCCGTcccgccctcgagggcggcaagcagCCCGGCCTGCTCACGGCCGGCCCCAACGCGACGTCCAACTCCAAAGCGAGCGCGTACTCGCGGCAGTCCACCGACGGCAACGAGCAGAACCCGCCTCCCCCGTACTCGACCGGGGCGGTCAAGCCCTCTAGCCCAGGGCTATCAgcaatcgccgccgccaaggccaagcccCCGCCTCCtaagcccaagcccaaggccctcatggccgcgcccgccgcggagATGGTCACCGCGCTGTACGATTActcggcgcaggcggagGGCGACCTCAGCTTCCGGGCAGGCGACGTTATCGAGATTGTATCAAGAACACAAAATGAGAACGAGTGGTGGACCGGCCGGTTGCAGGGCAAGGAAGGCCAATTCCCTG GAAACTATGTTCAGTTAAGCTAA
- the hob1 gene encoding BAR adaptor protein Hob1, variant 3 (EggNog:ENOG503NU0B~COG:U), producing the protein MLNHQIEFSQAMTEIYKPISGRMSDPDSMRIEGNPEGINACEEYEAVVKELQETLAPELDMIESRVIRPANELLDVIKVIRKTALKREHKKLDYDRHRAALKKLQDKKERTPKDEKALWKAEGDVEQATQDFEYFNDLLKDELPKLFTLEREFIQPLFQSFYYMQLNIFYTLHERMQRCDIGYFDLTREIEEAFHEKRGDIQEQAEALSICRFKTTGRPRPPKYTPRPALEGGKQPGLLTAGPNATSNSKASAYSRQSTDGNEQNPPPPYSTGAVKPSSPGLSAIAAAKAKPPPPKPKPKALMAAPAAEMVTALYDYSAQAEGDLSFRAGDVIEIVSRTQNENEWWTGRLQGKEGQFPGSSNLTLPDHGL; encoded by the coding sequence ATGCTCAACCACCAGATCGAGTTCAGTCAGGCCATGACGGAGATTTACAAGCCAATCTCGGGCCGCATGTCGGACCCGGACTCGATGAGGATCGAGGGTAACCCCGAGGGCATCAACGCCTGCGAGGAGtacgaggccgtcgtcaaggagctgcaggAGACGCTCGCGCCCGAGCTGGATATGATCGAGTCCCGGGTCATCCGGCCGGCcaacgagctgctcgacgtcatCAAGGTCATCCGCAAGACGGCCCTCAAGCGCGAGCACAAAAAGCTCGACTacgaccgccaccgcgccgccctcaagaagctacaggacaagaaggagcgCACCCCCAAGGACGAAAAGGCCCTGTGgaaggccgagggcgacgtcgagcaggccacACAGGACTTTGAGTACTTCAACGACCtcctcaaggacgagctgcccAAGCTCTTCACCCTCGAACGCGAGTTCATCCAGCCCCTCTTCCAGTCCTTTTACTACATGCAGCTCAACATCTTCTACACCTTGCACGAGCGCATGCAGCGCTGCGACATTGGCTACTTTGACCTGACGCGCGAGATTGAGGAGGCCTTCCACGAGAAGCGCGGCGACATTcaggagcaggccgaggcgctgtCCATCTGCCGCTTCAAGACGACcggccggccacggccaccgaAATACACTCCCCGTcccgccctcgagggcggcaagcagCCCGGCCTGCTCACGGCCGGCCCCAACGCGACGTCCAACTCCAAAGCGAGCGCGTACTCGCGGCAGTCCACCGACGGCAACGAGCAGAACCCGCCTCCCCCGTACTCGACCGGGGCGGTCAAGCCCTCTAGCCCAGGGCTATCAgcaatcgccgccgccaaggccaagcccCCGCCTCCtaagcccaagcccaaggccctcatggccgcgcccgccgcggagATGGTCACCGCGCTGTACGATTActcggcgcaggcggagGGCGACCTCAGCTTCCGGGCAGGCGACGTTATCGAGATTGTATCAAGAACACAAAATGAGAACGAGTGGTGGACCGGCCGGTTGCAGGGCAAGGAAGGCCAATTCCCTGGTTCGTCCAACCTCACACTCCCTGACCATGGACTTTGA
- a CDS encoding uncharacterized protein (COG:S~EggNog:ENOG503NVYK) yields the protein MAMRNLRAENLKHTADITRLTERNTEEKRKADIAAASEAALKTQLKSAESNVRGLKEELSRTKSLVAQARTACTTEVRRRDRQIDTLKKQLTEAGRSRGTRANPAITTITVTGEVGREKGSAAGSSSVAADDYDLRSETNAFLASLAQNLSEENETILNMMQRAMKQLREMSGYQGEDERRDAQVIRRSNCEELDAELDAVVEHMRNILTNPSFVPIEEVVVREEEIARLKSGWVKMETRWKEAVHLIDSWRRKMAASGKPLCDEELQMSLRLSPVRGNDAEETKQAFGTNLEAVAEEDEEPVASLHSPCPPGREDLDLAPESSFDANEESGDDVEHEDDGAPADYVVANDEEEEAEESNDALLHNRPLSPDSPPMPEPPRLSPLKNSASAGNRGSSQEARVRSRPGDCTTIVEEKTKEVEAEARSMRSMPVRLKGLTAQMRAASITSQKSSAGLRSSSRSSLDDALLLNTDEKEAEATQRSKRGEPSPTERPKQEAPPRETQAEKAPSTKRVAAAAKPDAHSTPKRTAAASKPSLPRHVNLAPAPPPPQQQSPLTMSTIAAKLAASEKEADAARVRAKLRAARGTGPSAAARGGVKRPAFTAGEEAAAAKEDAEPATAPAPTSAEDVDPVKHDVAQPQQEQQSRDQAKPEKRKRERRPSSKATSRRRSTLSPWELETLMAGTAQ from the coding sequence ATGGCAATGCGCAACTTGCGCGCCGAGAACCTCAAGCACACGGCCGACATCACACGGCTCACCGAGAGGAAcaccgaggagaagcgcaaggccgacatTGCAGCCGCGTCCGAGGCAGCGCTGAAGACGCAGCTCAAGTCGGCAGAGTCCAACGTGCGCGGGCTGAAGGAGGAGCTCTCACGGACAAAGTCTCTGGTTGCCCAAGCGAGAACAGCTTGCACGACAGAAGTACGGCGGCGCGATCGCCAGATCGACACCCTCAAGAAGCAGCTCACTGAGGCGGGCCGGTCGCGAGGCACGAGAGCCAACCCGGCGATCACAACAATCACCGTCACAGGCGAGGTCGGGCGGGAGAAGGGCTCCGCAGCAGGCTCTAGCAGCGTGGCAGCCGACGATTACGATTTACGAAGCGAGACGAACGCGTTCCTGGCGAGCCTCGCACAGAACCTGAGCGAGGAAAACGAGACGATCCTGAACATGATGCAACGAGCAATGAAACAGCTACGCGAAATGAGCGGATACCAAGGCGAAGATGAAAGGCGCGATGCGCAGGTCATCAGACGATCAAACTGCGAAGAGCTAGATGCAGAGCTGGACGCTGTAGTGGAGCACATGCGCAACATCCTCACGAATCCTTCATTCGTCCCGATCGAGGAAGTCGTAGTGCGGGAGGAAGAGATTGCGCGCCTCAAGTCAGGCTGGGTCAAGATGGAGACACGCTGGAAGGAGGCCGTTCATTTGATCGACagctggaggaggaaaatggcggcgagcggcaaACCATTGTGTGATGAGGAGCTGCAGATGAGTCTGCGCCTTAGTCCGGTCCGCGGAAACGATGCGGAGGAGACCAAACAGGCCTTCGGAACGAACCTTGAAGCAGTCgccgaagaggacgaggagcctGTCGCGTCGCTGCACTCTCCCTGCCCGCCAGGCCGCGAAGACTTGGACCTAGCCCCCGAGTCCAGCTTTGACGCCAACGAGGAGAGTGGCGACGATGTTGAGcatgaagacgacggcgcgcccgcagACTATGTCGTTGCAaacgatgaggaggaggaggcggaggagagcAACGACGCGCTGTTGCACAACCGCCCTCTCTCGCCGGACTCTCCGCCCatgccggagccgccgcgactgAGCCCCCTGAAGAACTCTGCTTCGGCGGGGAATAGGGGATCCTCCCAAGAGGCTCGCGTTCGCTCCAGGCCAGGGGACTGTACCACCATTgtcgaggagaagacgaaggaggtcgaggccgaggccaggtCGATGCGGTCTATGCCCGTCCGGCTAAAGGGCCTGACGGCGCAGATGCGTGCCGCGTCGATCACTTCGCAAAAGTCGTCTGCTGGGTTGAGATCCTCTTCACGGTCATccctcgacgatgcgctgctgCTAAATACAGATGAGAaagaggccgaggcgacACAGAGGTCTAAGAGGGGAGAGCCATCGCCAACGGAAAGACCCAAGCAAGAGGCTCCCCCGCGCGAGACGCAAGCAGAAAAGGCGCCCAGCACgaagcgcgtcgccgcggcagcaaAGCCTGATGCCCACAGCACCCCGAAgcgcacggcagcggcgtcgaagcCCTCTCTGCCGCGGCACGTAAACcttgctcctgctcctcctcccccgcagcagcagagccccttgaccatgtcgaccatcgccgccaagctTGCCGCCTCGGAGAAGGAGGctgacgccgcgcgcgtgcgggccAAACTGCGTGCTGCCAGGGGCACGgggccgagcgccgccgcccgcgggggCGTCAAGCGGCCTGCCTTtacggcgggcgaggaggcggcagcagcgaaGGAAGACGCagagccggcgacggcgccggcgccgacgtccgccgaggacgttgaCCCCGTCAAGCATGATGTCGcacagccgcagcaggagcagcagtcGCGGGACCAAGCCAAGCcggagaagaggaagcgCGAGAGGCGCCCGAGCAGCAAGGCGACGTCGCGAAGGAGGAGCACGCTGAGTCCCTGGGAGCTGGAGACGTTGATGGCGGGAACGGCGCAGTGA
- a CDS encoding uncharacterized protein (COG:S~EggNog:ENOG503NVYK), with protein MVDTENLRTASLYINNQLLSRGLLRDGQTVDFANVGNGGEESAAARARIISIVNDLILRRDRDAEHRESLSMAMRNLRAENLKHTADITRLTERNTEEKRKADIAAASEAALKTQLKSAESNVRGLKEELSRTKSLVAQARTACTTEVRRRDRQIDTLKKQLTEAGRSRGTRANPAITTITVTGEVGREKGSAAGSSSVAADDYDLRSETNAFLASLAQNLSEENETILNMMQRAMKQLREMSGYQGEDERRDAQVIRRSNCEELDAELDAVVEHMRNILTNPSFVPIEEVVVREEEIARLKSGWVKMETRWKEAVHLIDSWRRKMAASGKPLCDEELQMSLRLSPVRGNDAEETKQAFGTNLEAVAEEDEEPVASLHSPCPPGREDLDLAPESSFDANEESGDDVEHEDDGAPADYVVANDEEEEAEESNDALLHNRPLSPDSPPMPEPPRLSPLKNSASAGNRGSSQEARVRSRPGDCTTIVEEKTKEVEAEARSMRSMPVRLKGLTAQMRAASITSQKSSAGLRSSSRSSLDDALLLNTDEKEAEATQRSKRGEPSPTERPKQEAPPRETQAEKAPSTKRVAAAAKPDAHSTPKRTAAASKPSLPRHVNLAPAPPPPQQQSPLTMSTIAAKLAASEKEADAARVRAKLRAARGTGPSAAARGGVKRPAFTAGEEAAAAKEDAEPATAPAPTSAEDVDPVKHDVAQPQQEQQSRDQAKPEKRKRERRPSSKATSRRRSTLSPWELETLMAGTAQ; from the exons ATGGTCGACACCGAGAACCTTCGCACAGCGTCGCTGTACATCAACAACCAGCTCCTCTCCCGCGGCCTGCTACGCGACGGGCAAACTGTCGACTTTGCGAATGTAGgaaacggcggcgaggagtcggcggcagcgcgcgctcgcATCATAAGCATAGTCAACGACCTGATTCTCAGGCGTGAC CGCGATGCCGAGCATCGCGAATCGCTCTCGATGGCAATGCGCAACTTGCGCGCCGAGAACCTCAAGCACACGGCCGACATCACACGGCTCACCGAGAGGAAcaccgaggagaagcgcaaggccgacatTGCAGCCGCGTCCGAGGCAGCGCTGAAGACGCAGCTCAAGTCGGCAGAGTCCAACGTGCGCGGGCTGAAGGAGGAGCTCTCACGGACAAAGTCTCTGGTTGCCCAAGCGAGAACAGCTTGCACGACAGAAGTACGGCGGCGCGATCGCCAGATCGACACCCTCAAGAAGCAGCTCACTGAGGCGGGCCGGTCGCGAGGCACGAGAGCCAACCCGGCGATCACAACAATCACCGTCACAGGCGAGGTCGGGCGGGAGAAGGGCTCCGCAGCAGGCTCTAGCAGCGTGGCAGCCGACGATTACGATTTACGAAGCGAGACGAACGCGTTCCTGGCGAGCCTCGCACAGAACCTGAGCGAGGAAAACGAGACGATCCTGAACATGATGCAACGAGCAATGAAACAGCTACGCGAAATGAGCGGATACCAAGGCGAAGATGAAAGGCGCGATGCGCAGGTCATCAGACGATCAAACTGCGAAGAGCTAGATGCAGAGCTGGACGCTGTAGTGGAGCACATGCGCAACATCCTCACGAATCCTTCATTCGTCCCGATCGAGGAAGTCGTAGTGCGGGAGGAAGAGATTGCGCGCCTCAAGTCAGGCTGGGTCAAGATGGAGACACGCTGGAAGGAGGCCGTTCATTTGATCGACagctggaggaggaaaatggcggcgagcggcaaACCATTGTGTGATGAGGAGCTGCAGATGAGTCTGCGCCTTAGTCCGGTCCGCGGAAACGATGCGGAGGAGACCAAACAGGCCTTCGGAACGAACCTTGAAGCAGTCgccgaagaggacgaggagcctGTCGCGTCGCTGCACTCTCCCTGCCCGCCAGGCCGCGAAGACTTGGACCTAGCCCCCGAGTCCAGCTTTGACGCCAACGAGGAGAGTGGCGACGATGTTGAGcatgaagacgacggcgcgcccgcagACTATGTCGTTGCAaacgatgaggaggaggaggcggaggagagcAACGACGCGCTGTTGCACAACCGCCCTCTCTCGCCGGACTCTCCGCCCatgccggagccgccgcgactgAGCCCCCTGAAGAACTCTGCTTCGGCGGGGAATAGGGGATCCTCCCAAGAGGCTCGCGTTCGCTCCAGGCCAGGGGACTGTACCACCATTgtcgaggagaagacgaaggaggtcgaggccgaggccaggtCGATGCGGTCTATGCCCGTCCGGCTAAAGGGCCTGACGGCGCAGATGCGTGCCGCGTCGATCACTTCGCAAAAGTCGTCTGCTGGGTTGAGATCCTCTTCACGGTCATccctcgacgatgcgctgctgCTAAATACAGATGAGAaagaggccgaggcgacACAGAGGTCTAAGAGGGGAGAGCCATCGCCAACGGAAAGACCCAAGCAAGAGGCTCCCCCGCGCGAGACGCAAGCAGAAAAGGCGCCCAGCACgaagcgcgtcgccgcggcagcaaAGCCTGATGCCCACAGCACCCCGAAgcgcacggcagcggcgtcgaagcCCTCTCTGCCGCGGCACGTAAACcttgctcctgctcctcctcccccgcagcagcagagccccttgaccatgtcgaccatcgccgccaagctTGCCGCCTCGGAGAAGGAGGctgacgccgcgcgcgtgcgggccAAACTGCGTGCTGCCAGGGGCACGgggccgagcgccgccgcccgcgggggCGTCAAGCGGCCTGCCTTtacggcgggcgaggaggcggcagcagcgaaGGAAGACGCagagccggcgacggcgccggcgccgacgtccgccgaggacgttgaCCCCGTCAAGCATGATGTCGcacagccgcagcaggagcagcagtcGCGGGACCAAGCCAAGCcggagaagaggaagcgCGAGAGGCGCCCGAGCAGCAAGGCGACGTCGCGAAGGAGGAGCACGCTGAGTCCCTGGGAGCTGGAGACGTTGATGGCGGGAACGGCGCAGTGA